In one Cellulomonas sp. JZ18 genomic region, the following are encoded:
- the hemB gene encoding porphobilinogen synthase: MTTPTTDGTPAPAGPATADPTAAGGYTAGRHRPRRLRRTTAMRRLVAQTRLHPADLVLPVFVREGLDTPREITSMPGVQQHTRDSLRREVVRAAEAGVGGVMLFGIPQHRDATGSQATDPDGVLNVAIADVVAEVGDALVVQADLCLDEFTDHGHCGVLTPAGAVDNDATLSRYAAMALAQADAGAHLVGLSGMMDGQTAVVRDALDAAGHTDVSVLAYAAKYASAFYGPFREAVESQLSGDRRTYQMDAANRREALREVAIDVDEGADVVMVKPAMSYLDVLADVAATSSVPVWAYQVSGEYAMIEAAAAHGWITRRGAITESVLSIKRAGADAVLTYWATELAGWLAEER, translated from the coding sequence GTGACCACCCCGACCACCGACGGCACCCCGGCACCGGCGGGGCCCGCCACCGCCGACCCCACGGCCGCCGGCGGCTACACCGCCGGCCGGCACCGTCCCCGCCGCCTGCGCCGCACGACCGCGATGCGCCGGCTCGTCGCGCAGACGCGCCTGCACCCGGCCGACCTCGTGCTCCCCGTGTTCGTGCGCGAGGGCCTGGACACGCCGCGGGAGATCACGTCGATGCCCGGTGTGCAGCAGCACACGCGCGACTCGCTGCGCCGCGAGGTCGTCCGCGCCGCCGAGGCCGGCGTGGGCGGGGTCATGCTGTTCGGCATCCCGCAGCACCGGGACGCCACCGGCTCGCAGGCGACCGACCCGGACGGTGTCCTCAACGTCGCGATCGCGGACGTCGTCGCGGAGGTGGGGGACGCGCTCGTCGTGCAGGCCGACCTGTGCCTCGACGAGTTCACCGACCACGGCCACTGCGGCGTGCTGACGCCCGCGGGAGCGGTCGACAACGACGCGACCCTGTCCCGGTACGCGGCGATGGCCCTCGCGCAGGCCGACGCCGGCGCCCACCTCGTCGGGCTCTCGGGGATGATGGACGGCCAGACGGCCGTCGTCCGGGACGCGCTCGACGCCGCCGGCCACACCGACGTCTCGGTGCTCGCCTACGCCGCGAAGTACGCGTCGGCGTTCTACGGGCCGTTCCGGGAGGCGGTCGAGTCGCAGCTCTCGGGCGACCGGCGCACGTACCAGATGGACGCCGCGAACCGCCGGGAGGCGCTGCGCGAGGTCGCGATCGACGTCGACGAGGGCGCGGACGTCGTCATGGTGAAGCCCGCGATGTCGTACCTCGACGTGCTGGCCGACGTCGCGGCGACGTCGTCGGTGCCCGTGTGGGCGTACCAGGTGTCCGGTGAGTACGCCATGATCGAGGCCGCCGCGGCGCACGGGTGGATCACCCGTCGGGGTGCGATCACGGAGTCCGTGCTCAGCATCAAGCGGGCCGGTGCCGATGCGGTCCTGACGTACTGGGCGACGGAGCTGGCCGGCTGGCTGGCGGAGGAGCGGTGA
- a CDS encoding cation-translocating P-type ATPase: protein MTCASCVARVEKKLNRVPGARATVNLALETAHVELSDPGPDAPAPTVDALVAAVRSAGYDARRTGGTGTVPGEAPAADGHDDAGTHAGTHAGTHADAGHAAPAGTAQAPAVAQGAPAGPGAAPVHHGRHPDPGEHRRGPHDHGGIDGFSEDDTSAPVDARGTDLRRRLRVAAVLTVPVLVLSMVPATQFTGWQWVVAALALPVVTWAAWPFHKAAARAARHRASTMDTLVSIGVVAASAWSLWALLLGGAGELGMRMQPTLLPAASAGHGPAMPELYFEVAAVVTTFLLAGRYAEHRSRRRAGDALRSLLDLGAKDVALLVTGPDGRRREERVPVARLAVGDLFAVRPGEKVATDGVVVEGTSAVDTSLLTGEPVPVDVGPGDEVTGATVNTSGHLVVRAARVGEQTRLAQIGRLVARAQTGKAPVQRLADRVSAVFVPVVIVIALGTFAVWLATGGGLQAAFTAAVAVLIIACPCALGLATPTALLVGTGRGAQLGILIKGPEILEETRAVDTVVLDKTGTVTAGRMGLVDVVPLTGTERDEVLRLAGAVEARAEHPIARAVAEAAEALAPVPAGVGADGVAIGSDEVREFHAAAGGGVVGVVRAAHAGVGLARRVLVGRLGWLGEQGVDTTAAAEAVAAAEADGATAVVAAWDGAARGVLVLRDPVRPTSADAVRELRALGLRPVLLTGDNRGAALAAAREVGIAEDDVIAQVLPDQKVAVVERLQAGGARVAMVGDGVNDAAALATADLGLAMGTGTDVAIEAADLTLVRGDLAAAPQAVRLSRRTLRVIRQNLFWAFAYNVAAIPLAALGLLNPMIAGAAMAFSSVLVVANSLRLRRFA, encoded by the coding sequence ATGACCTGCGCGTCCTGCGTCGCACGCGTCGAGAAGAAGCTCAACCGCGTCCCCGGCGCCCGCGCCACCGTGAACCTCGCCCTCGAGACCGCGCACGTCGAGCTGTCCGACCCCGGCCCGGACGCACCGGCCCCGACGGTCGACGCGCTCGTCGCCGCGGTCCGCTCCGCGGGGTACGACGCACGGCGGACGGGCGGCACGGGCACGGTCCCGGGTGAGGCACCCGCGGCCGACGGCCACGACGACGCGGGGACGCACGCCGGCACCCACGCCGGGACGCACGCCGACGCGGGTCACGCCGCGCCCGCCGGCACGGCCCAGGCACCGGCCGTCGCCCAGGGCGCCCCGGCCGGTCCCGGTGCCGCGCCCGTGCACCACGGCAGGCACCCCGACCCGGGCGAGCACCGCCGCGGCCCGCACGACCACGGCGGCATCGACGGGTTCTCCGAGGACGACACGTCGGCGCCCGTCGACGCCCGCGGCACGGACCTGCGCCGGCGCCTGCGCGTCGCCGCGGTGCTGACCGTCCCCGTGCTCGTCCTGAGCATGGTGCCGGCCACGCAGTTCACCGGCTGGCAGTGGGTGGTGGCGGCGCTCGCGCTGCCCGTGGTCACGTGGGCGGCCTGGCCGTTCCACAAGGCCGCCGCCCGCGCGGCCCGCCACCGCGCGTCGACGATGGACACGCTCGTGTCGATCGGCGTGGTCGCCGCCAGCGCCTGGTCGCTGTGGGCGCTGCTGCTCGGTGGCGCCGGCGAGCTCGGCATGCGCATGCAGCCGACGCTGCTCCCGGCCGCGTCGGCGGGCCACGGCCCGGCGATGCCCGAGCTGTACTTCGAGGTCGCGGCCGTCGTCACGACGTTCCTGCTGGCGGGCCGCTACGCCGAGCACCGCTCGCGCCGCCGTGCGGGTGACGCGCTGCGCTCGCTGCTCGACCTGGGCGCGAAGGACGTGGCCCTGCTCGTCACCGGGCCCGACGGGCGCCGGCGCGAGGAGCGCGTCCCCGTCGCGCGCCTGGCGGTCGGCGACCTGTTCGCGGTGCGCCCCGGCGAGAAGGTCGCGACGGACGGCGTCGTGGTCGAGGGCACGAGCGCCGTCGACACCTCGCTCCTGACCGGCGAGCCCGTGCCGGTGGACGTCGGCCCGGGCGACGAGGTCACCGGCGCGACCGTCAACACGTCGGGTCACCTCGTGGTGCGCGCCGCGCGCGTCGGCGAGCAGACGCGGCTGGCGCAGATCGGCCGGCTCGTCGCCCGCGCCCAGACCGGCAAGGCACCCGTGCAGCGGCTCGCGGACCGCGTGTCGGCGGTGTTCGTGCCCGTGGTGATCGTCATCGCGCTGGGCACCTTCGCGGTGTGGCTGGCGACCGGCGGTGGCCTGCAGGCGGCGTTCACCGCGGCCGTGGCCGTGCTCATCATCGCGTGCCCCTGCGCCCTCGGGCTGGCGACGCCGACCGCGCTGCTGGTCGGCACGGGCCGCGGCGCGCAGCTCGGCATCCTCATCAAGGGTCCGGAGATCCTCGAGGAGACCCGCGCCGTCGACACCGTCGTGCTCGACAAGACCGGCACGGTGACCGCCGGGCGCATGGGTCTCGTCGACGTCGTGCCCCTGACCGGCACCGAGCGGGACGAGGTCCTGCGGCTGGCCGGCGCGGTCGAGGCACGCGCCGAGCACCCGATCGCGCGGGCCGTCGCCGAGGCGGCCGAGGCGCTCGCCCCGGTCCCCGCGGGGGTCGGCGCGGACGGCGTCGCGATCGGCTCCGACGAGGTCCGTGAGTTCCACGCGGCCGCCGGTGGTGGCGTCGTGGGCGTCGTGCGGGCCGCGCACGCGGGCGTCGGGCTGGCCCGGCGCGTGCTCGTCGGCCGGCTCGGCTGGCTCGGCGAGCAGGGCGTGGACACGACGGCCGCCGCCGAGGCGGTCGCGGCTGCCGAGGCGGACGGTGCGACCGCCGTCGTCGCGGCCTGGGACGGTGCCGCGCGGGGCGTCCTCGTGCTGCGCGACCCCGTCCGGCCGACGTCCGCGGACGCCGTGCGGGAGCTGCGCGCCCTCGGCCTGCGGCCCGTGCTGCTCACCGGCGACAACCGGGGTGCGGCGCTCGCAGCCGCCCGCGAGGTCGGCATCGCCGAGGACGACGTGATCGCCCAGGTGCTGCCCGACCAGAAGGTCGCGGTCGTCGAGCGGCTGCAGGCCGGCGGCGCCCGGGTGGCGATGGTGGGCGACGGCGTGAACGACGCCGCGGCGCTCGCGACCGCCGACCTGGGCCTCGCGATGGGCACGGGCACGGACGTCGCGATCGAGGCGGCCGACCTGACCCTCGTCCGGGGCGACCTCGCGGCCGCCCCGCAGGCGGTCCGGCTCTCGCGGCGCACGCTGCGGGTGATTCGGCAGAACCTGTTCTGGGCGTTCGCGTACAACGTCGCGGCGATCCCGCTCGCGGCGCTCGGGCTGCTCAACCCGATGATCGCGGGCGCGGCGATGGCGTTCTCGTCGGTGCTCGTGGTGGCCAACAGCCTCCGCCTGCGCCGGTTCGCCTGA
- a CDS encoding metal-sensitive transcriptional regulator → MSETTTPATASAPGVHEHPQAPHGYTPAKDDYLKRLRRIEGQVRGIARMVDEDTYCIDVLTQISAVTKALQAVSIGLVEDHLAHCVVDAARQSPDAGAAKVREAADAIARLVRS, encoded by the coding sequence ATGAGCGAGACGACGACCCCGGCGACCGCGTCGGCGCCCGGCGTGCACGAGCACCCGCAGGCGCCGCACGGCTACACGCCCGCCAAGGACGACTACCTCAAGCGGCTGCGCCGCATCGAGGGCCAGGTGCGCGGCATCGCGCGGATGGTCGACGAGGACACGTACTGCATCGACGTCCTCACGCAGATCTCCGCCGTCACCAAGGCCCTGCAGGCCGTGAGCATCGGCCTCGTCGAGGACCACCTCGCGCACTGCGTCGTCGACGCCGCCCGGCAGTCCCCCGACGCCGGCGCCGCCAAGGTCCGCGAGGCTGCCGACGCCATCGCGCGGCTCGTCCGCAGCTGA
- the hemC gene encoding hydroxymethylbilane synthase, translating into MPQHVRVGTRASVLALTQTGHVADALADLADLTVETVRVRTEGDRVSAPLASLGGTGVFVTALRDALLDGRCDVAVHSLKDLPTADADGLAVAAVPVRQDPRDALCARDGLTLATLPPGAKVGTGSPRRAAQLRAARPDLEVVDIRGNVDTRLRRVRGAVPVEGAAPAPTATPVVPTASGSPVGDLDAVVLAAAGLARLGRLDAATELFGPDVLLPAPGQGALAVEVRTTDAAGDAPLAQALRALDDVPTRRAVVAERAVLARLEAGCAAPIGAWGVLDADGTLTLDATVVAVDGARSLRRRTSGPVAGDDDARALGRALADELLDAGAADLAPLGTSS; encoded by the coding sequence ATGCCCCAGCACGTCCGTGTCGGTACCCGTGCGAGCGTGCTCGCGCTCACCCAGACCGGGCACGTCGCCGACGCGCTCGCCGACCTCGCCGACCTCACGGTCGAGACCGTGCGCGTGCGCACGGAGGGCGACCGGGTCTCCGCACCCCTCGCGTCCCTGGGCGGCACCGGCGTCTTCGTCACCGCGCTGCGCGACGCGCTCCTCGACGGCCGCTGCGACGTGGCCGTGCACTCCCTCAAGGACCTGCCGACGGCCGACGCCGACGGCCTCGCGGTGGCCGCCGTCCCCGTCCGGCAGGACCCGCGCGACGCCCTGTGCGCACGCGACGGCCTGACGCTCGCCACCCTCCCGCCGGGTGCGAAGGTGGGCACGGGCTCGCCCCGGCGCGCCGCGCAGCTGCGGGCCGCCCGGCCCGACCTCGAGGTGGTCGACATCCGCGGCAACGTCGACACGCGCCTGCGTCGGGTGCGGGGCGCGGTGCCCGTCGAGGGCGCGGCGCCGGCGCCGACCGCCACCCCCGTCGTGCCGACGGCGAGCGGCTCGCCCGTCGGCGACCTCGACGCCGTCGTGCTCGCCGCGGCGGGCCTGGCGCGGCTGGGCCGGCTCGACGCCGCGACCGAGCTGTTCGGTCCCGACGTCCTGCTGCCGGCGCCCGGCCAGGGTGCGCTGGCCGTCGAGGTCCGCACCACCGACGCCGCCGGGGACGCGCCGCTCGCGCAGGCCCTGCGGGCCCTCGACGACGTGCCCACCCGGCGGGCGGTCGTCGCGGAGCGCGCCGTGCTCGCGCGGCTGGAGGCGGGCTGCGCGGCCCCGATCGGGGCGTGGGGCGTCCTCGACGCGGACGGCACGCTCACGCTCGACGCCACCGTCGTCGCCGTGGACGGCGCGCGCTCCCTGCGCCGCCGGACGAGCGGCCCGGTGGCCGGCGACGACGACGCACGCGCGCTCGGCCGGGCGCTCGCGGACGAGCTCCTCGACGCCGGCGCGGCCGACCTCGCCCCGCTCGGGACGTCGTCGTGA
- a CDS encoding NAD(P)/FAD-dependent oxidoreductase, which translates to MQGLAGGIHRLVDALVADVTAHGGVVLTRTRATGLVREDDGRLAVGTEPATARGSGAAGQAGPATDAPAAGGRTLRAARVLLATPQAPDLLRGLDGVELGDVATDAGVPVTLVTLVLDAPVLDAAPRGTGVLVGPGVTDVTAKALTHATAKWGWLARTARPGRHVVRLSFGRASAAHAADGTPPADVLLDVALADASTLLGVPLPASALVGHAVVRWTQSLPRPSAAHRAAVDAVRTAVADVPGVAVCGAWASGTGLASVVPDARAAAAALLAQAPAPDEAPG; encoded by the coding sequence GTGCAGGGGCTCGCCGGCGGCATCCACCGGCTCGTGGACGCGCTGGTCGCCGACGTGACGGCGCACGGCGGGGTCGTGCTGACCCGCACGCGGGCGACGGGCCTGGTCCGCGAGGACGACGGCCGGCTGGCGGTCGGCACCGAGCCGGCGACCGCCCGCGGGTCGGGTGCCGCGGGGCAGGCCGGGCCGGCCACGGACGCACCCGCCGCGGGCGGACGCACGCTGCGCGCCGCCCGCGTGCTCCTCGCGACGCCGCAGGCGCCGGACCTGCTGCGTGGCCTCGACGGGGTGGAGCTCGGCGACGTCGCGACCGACGCCGGCGTCCCGGTCACGCTCGTGACGCTCGTGCTCGACGCACCCGTCCTCGACGCGGCCCCGCGCGGCACGGGGGTCCTGGTCGGCCCCGGGGTCACCGACGTGACGGCGAAGGCGCTCACGCACGCGACGGCCAAGTGGGGCTGGCTCGCCCGGACCGCGCGGCCGGGCCGGCACGTGGTGCGGCTGTCGTTCGGGCGGGCGTCGGCGGCGCACGCGGCCGACGGGACCCCGCCCGCGGACGTCCTCCTCGACGTCGCGCTGGCCGACGCGTCGACGCTGCTCGGCGTCCCGCTGCCCGCGAGCGCGCTCGTGGGCCACGCGGTCGTCCGCTGGACGCAGTCGCTGCCGCGTCCCAGCGCGGCGCACCGCGCGGCGGTGGACGCGGTGCGCACCGCGGTGGCCGACGTCCCCGGGGTCGCGGTGTGCGGGGCGTGGGCGTCCGGGACGGGCCTGGCGTCGGTGGTGCCGGACGCCCGTGCGGCCGCCGCGGCGCTGCTCGCGCAGGCCCCGGCGCCCGACGAGGCGCCGGGCTGA
- a CDS encoding Rrf2 family transcriptional regulator — protein MRVSAKADYAVRACAELATRPAGDSVPADALAAGQDIPTSFLERILGDLRRGGVVTSVRGRSGGYQLARPAAEITLADVIRAVDGPLVTVRDVRPPALTYEGSARSLLEVWVALRASVRDVLDVVTLADLVAGDLPDAVHALAAREDAWHNP, from the coding sequence ATGCGGGTCTCGGCGAAGGCGGACTATGCGGTGCGGGCGTGCGCGGAGCTCGCGACCCGCCCGGCCGGGGACTCCGTCCCCGCGGACGCACTGGCCGCGGGGCAGGACATCCCGACGAGCTTCCTCGAGCGCATCCTCGGTGACCTGCGGCGCGGCGGCGTCGTGACGAGCGTGCGCGGCCGCTCGGGCGGCTACCAGCTGGCGCGGCCGGCCGCGGAGATCACGCTCGCCGACGTCATCCGCGCCGTCGACGGCCCGCTCGTCACGGTGCGCGACGTCCGCCCGCCGGCGCTCACGTACGAGGGGTCGGCCCGCTCGCTGCTCGAGGTCTGGGTGGCGCTGCGGGCGTCGGTGCGCGACGTCCTCGACGTCGTGACGCTCGCCGACCTCGTCGCCGGCGACCTGCCGGACGCGGTGCACGCGCTCGCGGCGCGCGAGGACGCCTGGCACAACCCCTGA
- the hemL gene encoding glutamate-1-semialdehyde 2,1-aminomutase — MTQLEHEPGTDEPNDYPAPHDAAAPTDAPADGWETRSDDAFAHAQAVIPGGVNSPVRAFGSVGGTPRFVASASGPYLRDVDGREYVDLVMSWGPALLGHAHPEVVAAVQEAAGRGLGFGAPTATEVELVDEIRRRVPAAERVRLVSTGTEAAMTAVRLARGVTGRDKVVKFAGCYHGHVDGLLASAGSGVATLALPGSAGVTAATAAETIVLPYNDLDAVEAAFAEHGDSIAAVLTEAAPANMGVVPPLPGFNAGLRRITREHGALLVQDEVLTGFRVGPGGWWGLEGRAEGWEPDLLMFGKVVGGGLPVAAVAGRAEVMDLLAPLGPVYQAGTLSGNPVATAAGLATLRLADAEAYARVDAASAYLRRAVTAALAEAGVPHALQWAGNLFSVVFGERAATEGARDYAAVQASEHWRYAPFFHALLDAGVYAPPSAFEAWFVSSAHDEAALDRVVEALPGAARAAAEATPPA; from the coding sequence ATGACCCAGCTCGAGCACGAGCCCGGCACGGACGAGCCGAACGACTACCCCGCCCCGCACGACGCGGCGGCGCCCACGGACGCCCCCGCCGACGGCTGGGAGACCCGCAGCGACGACGCGTTCGCGCACGCGCAGGCGGTCATCCCCGGCGGCGTGAACTCCCCGGTCCGCGCGTTCGGGTCGGTCGGCGGCACGCCGCGGTTCGTCGCCTCCGCGTCGGGCCCCTACCTGAGGGACGTCGACGGGCGCGAGTACGTCGACCTCGTGATGTCGTGGGGTCCGGCGCTGCTGGGCCACGCGCACCCCGAGGTCGTCGCCGCCGTCCAGGAGGCCGCCGGGCGGGGTCTCGGGTTCGGGGCCCCGACGGCGACCGAGGTCGAGCTCGTCGACGAGATCCGCCGCCGCGTGCCCGCCGCCGAGCGCGTGCGGCTCGTCTCGACCGGCACCGAGGCCGCGATGACGGCCGTGCGGCTCGCGCGCGGCGTCACGGGCCGCGACAAGGTCGTCAAGTTCGCCGGCTGCTACCACGGGCACGTCGACGGGCTGCTGGCGTCGGCCGGCTCCGGCGTCGCCACGCTGGCGCTGCCGGGGTCCGCGGGCGTCACCGCCGCGACGGCCGCGGAGACGATCGTCCTGCCGTACAACGACCTCGACGCGGTCGAGGCGGCGTTCGCCGAGCACGGCGACTCCATCGCCGCGGTGCTCACCGAGGCGGCGCCGGCGAACATGGGCGTCGTCCCGCCGCTGCCGGGGTTCAACGCCGGGCTGCGCCGGATCACGCGCGAGCACGGGGCGCTGCTCGTCCAGGACGAGGTGCTGACCGGGTTCCGCGTCGGCCCCGGCGGGTGGTGGGGCCTCGAGGGCCGCGCCGAGGGCTGGGAGCCCGACCTGCTCATGTTCGGCAAGGTCGTGGGCGGGGGCCTGCCGGTCGCCGCCGTCGCCGGCCGGGCCGAGGTCATGGACCTGCTCGCGCCGCTCGGCCCCGTCTACCAGGCGGGCACGCTCTCGGGTAACCCGGTGGCGACCGCGGCGGGCCTGGCCACGCTGCGGCTCGCGGACGCCGAGGCGTACGCGCGCGTCGACGCCGCCTCCGCCTACCTGCGACGCGCGGTGACGGCCGCGCTCGCGGAGGCCGGCGTGCCGCACGCGCTGCAGTGGGCGGGCAACCTGTTCAGCGTCGTGTTCGGCGAGCGCGCCGCCACCGAGGGCGCGCGCGACTACGCCGCCGTGCAGGCGAGCGAGCACTGGCGGTACGCGCCGTTCTTCCACGCGCTGCTCGACGCCGGCGTCTACGCACCGCCGTCCGCCTTCGAGGCGTGGTTCGTCTCGTCCGCCCACGACGAGGCGGCGCTCGACCGCGTCGTCGAGGCGCTCCCCGGTGCGGCTCGTGCGGCGGCGGAGGCGACTCCCCCGGCCTGA
- a CDS encoding heavy-metal-associated domain-containing protein yields MSQTTTFRVDGMTCGHCVQSVTSELTALPGVTDVQVELVTGGSSPVTVTSDAPLDAAAVSAAVEEAGYAVTPTRSLL; encoded by the coding sequence ATGAGCCAGACCACCACGTTCCGCGTCGACGGCATGACCTGCGGGCACTGCGTGCAGTCCGTCACCTCCGAGCTCACCGCGCTGCCCGGCGTCACCGACGTGCAGGTGGAGCTCGTAACCGGCGGCTCGTCCCCCGTCACCGTCACGTCCGACGCGCCGCTGGACGCCGCCGCGGTGTCCGCCGCCGTCGAGGAGGCCGGGTACGCGGTGACGCCGACCCGGTCGCTGCTGTGA
- the hemE gene encoding uroporphyrinogen decarboxylase produces MSLSAHHPLVDGRTTDSPLLTAYSGRRPERLPVWFMRQAGRSLPEYREVRAGIPMLDSCLDPDLAAEITLQPVRRHGVDAAVFFSDIVVPLKLVGVDVEIRSGVGPVMGAPVRTADDVARLRDLGPLTPERLAPVTAGVERTVAGLGTTPLVGFAGAPFTLAAYLVEGGPSRDHLAARRLMHADPATWAALMDWTAEVTGAFLEAQVLAGASAAQLFDSWAGALSLADYTAHCAPASGTVLARARALGVPAVHFGVATGELLVAMRDAGADVVGVDYRVPLDEASRRLGGTTPLQGNVDPALLGAPWDVLEAHVRDVVRRGRSAPGHVVNLGHGVPPETDPAVLTRVVELVHSL; encoded by the coding sequence GTGAGTCTTTCAGCACACCATCCGCTCGTCGACGGGCGCACCACCGATTCGCCGCTCCTGACGGCGTATTCCGGCCGACGCCCCGAGCGGCTGCCGGTGTGGTTCATGCGTCAGGCCGGCCGTTCGCTGCCCGAGTACCGCGAGGTGCGCGCGGGCATCCCGATGCTCGACTCGTGCCTGGACCCGGACCTCGCGGCCGAGATCACGCTGCAGCCGGTGCGCCGGCACGGCGTCGACGCGGCCGTCTTCTTCTCCGACATCGTGGTGCCGCTCAAGCTCGTCGGCGTCGACGTCGAGATCCGCTCCGGCGTGGGCCCCGTCATGGGCGCGCCGGTGCGGACGGCGGACGACGTCGCCCGCCTGCGCGACCTCGGCCCGCTGACGCCCGAGCGCCTCGCGCCGGTCACCGCCGGCGTGGAGCGCACCGTCGCCGGCCTCGGCACGACGCCGCTGGTCGGCTTCGCCGGCGCGCCGTTCACGCTGGCCGCGTACCTCGTCGAGGGCGGGCCGTCCCGCGACCACCTCGCCGCGCGCCGGCTCATGCACGCCGACCCCGCCACGTGGGCGGCGCTCATGGACTGGACCGCCGAGGTGACGGGCGCGTTCCTCGAGGCGCAGGTGCTGGCGGGCGCGAGCGCGGCCCAGCTCTTCGACTCGTGGGCGGGCGCCCTGTCCCTGGCGGACTACACGGCGCACTGCGCACCGGCGTCCGGGACGGTCCTCGCGCGGGCCCGTGCGCTCGGCGTGCCGGCCGTGCACTTCGGCGTCGCGACCGGTGAGCTGCTCGTGGCCATGCGGGACGCCGGTGCGGACGTCGTGGGCGTCGACTACCGCGTCCCGCTGGACGAGGCGTCCCGGCGGCTCGGCGGCACGACGCCGCTGCAGGGCAACGTCGACCCGGCGCTGCTCGGCGCGCCGTGGGACGTGCTGGAGGCGCACGTGCGCGACGTCGTCCGGCGGGGGCGCTCGGCCCCGGGGCACGTCGTCAACCTCGGCCACGGCGTGCCGCCGGAGACGGACCCGGCCGTGCTGACCCGCGTCGTCGAGCTCGTCCACTCGCTGTGA
- a CDS encoding FAD-dependent oxidoreductase, translating into MTDAPVPAPDASDLAPAWDVVVVGAGVAGLVAARDLVRAGLRVVLVDGRDAPGGAVRGHDVAGLRLDAGAESFATRGGAVAALLGELGLGDDVVTPEPRGAWVHLTSGDGPLPHTGLLGVPAHPLAADVRRTLGAAGAARAALDLVLPAGVGARATTFGALVRARMGDAVADRLVHPVVGGVHAADPDDLATDTVAPGLTAARAAARGPWPEASGRCARPLPRAAPCRGSPAASTGSWTRWSPT; encoded by the coding sequence GTGACCGACGCGCCCGTGCCGGCCCCGGACGCCTCCGACCTGGCGCCCGCCTGGGACGTCGTCGTGGTCGGCGCCGGCGTCGCGGGTCTGGTCGCGGCGCGCGACCTCGTCCGGGCCGGCCTGCGTGTCGTCCTCGTCGACGGGCGGGACGCGCCGGGCGGGGCCGTGCGCGGCCACGACGTCGCGGGCCTGCGGCTCGACGCGGGAGCGGAGTCGTTCGCCACGCGCGGCGGCGCGGTCGCGGCGCTGCTGGGCGAGCTGGGGCTGGGCGACGACGTCGTGACGCCGGAGCCGCGCGGTGCGTGGGTGCACCTGACCAGCGGCGACGGCCCGCTGCCCCACACCGGGCTGCTCGGCGTCCCGGCGCACCCCCTGGCCGCGGACGTGCGCCGCACGCTCGGTGCGGCCGGCGCGGCGCGTGCCGCGCTCGACCTGGTGCTGCCGGCGGGCGTCGGCGCGCGCGCCACCACCTTCGGCGCGCTCGTGCGGGCCCGGATGGGCGACGCCGTCGCGGACCGGCTCGTGCACCCCGTGGTCGGCGGCGTCCACGCGGCCGACCCCGACGACCTCGCGACCGACACCGTCGCCCCGGGGCTGACCGCGGCCCGGGCGGCCGCGCGGGGTCCCTGGCCCGAGGCGTCCGGGCGCTGCGCGCGGCCGCTCCCGCGGGCAGCGCCGTGCAGGGGCTCGCCGGCGGCATCCACCGGCTCGTGGACGCGCTGGTCGCCGACGTGA
- a CDS encoding sulfite exporter TauE/SafE family protein, giving the protein MAYGVTSTTLLLAVGTNPAAASATVHLAEIGTTLASGVSHWKFGNVDWKVVLRVGVPGAVGAFAGATFLSNLSTESAGPVMSTVLLALGVYLLVRFTLKGLRTDRRHLPLRKRFLAPLGLFAGFVDATGGGGWGPVGTPALLASGRLEPRKVVGSIDTSEFLVALAASLGFLIALGSQGIDFWMVAALLVGGLVAAPLAAWLVRHVPGRVLGSAVGGVIVLTNTRTIIRSDWVGWKGTPAEGLTLAAIALVWVAAVVWSVRAYRNDLAAQRADAVDVPVPTPVAGPAA; this is encoded by the coding sequence ATGGCGTACGGCGTCACGTCCACGACGCTGCTGCTCGCGGTCGGCACGAACCCGGCGGCCGCGTCGGCCACGGTGCACCTCGCGGAGATCGGCACGACGCTCGCCTCCGGCGTCTCGCACTGGAAGTTCGGCAACGTCGACTGGAAGGTCGTCCTGCGGGTCGGCGTGCCCGGTGCCGTCGGCGCGTTCGCCGGGGCGACGTTCCTGTCGAACCTCTCGACGGAGTCGGCCGGGCCGGTCATGTCGACGGTCCTGCTGGCCCTCGGGGTCTACCTGCTGGTGCGCTTCACGCTCAAGGGCCTGCGCACCGACCGACGGCACCTGCCGCTGCGCAAGCGGTTCCTCGCGCCGCTCGGCCTGTTCGCGGGGTTCGTCGACGCGACCGGGGGTGGCGGCTGGGGCCCGGTCGGCACCCCCGCGCTGCTCGCGTCCGGGCGGCTCGAGCCCCGCAAGGTCGTGGGCTCCATCGACACGTCGGAGTTCCTCGTCGCGCTCGCCGCCAGCCTCGGCTTCCTCATCGCCCTCGGCTCGCAGGGCATCGACTTCTGGATGGTCGCGGCGCTGCTCGTGGGCGGGCTCGTCGCGGCACCCCTCGCGGCGTGGCTGGTCCGGCACGTCCCCGGACGCGTGCTCGGGTCGGCCGTCGGCGGCGTCATCGTCCTGACGAACACCCGCACGATCATCCGGTCCGACTGGGTCGGCTGGAAGGGCACCCCGGCCGAGGGCCTCACGCTCGCCGCGATCGCGCTGGTGTGGGTCGCCGCGGTCGTGTGGTCGGTGCGGGCCTACCGCAACGACCTCGCCGCCCAGCGCGCCGACGCCGTGGACGTCCCCGTGCCGACCCCGGTCGCCGGTCCCGCCGCCTGA